The nucleotide sequence GTGCCCGGAACGAGGCCGGACCGCGGGTGCGAGTTGACGAGCAGTGCGGATGACCGGGTACGCGAAGATGCGGAGGAAGCCCCGGCGTGGCGGACCGGCCATAACCGATCCGTGATCAGGATACACGATCGTTATCGAAACGCAATCAGAAATTCGGATGACGCCCAGGTGGCCGCACGGTGCTCGACACCCCCCGCTCGGCACCCTCCGCGCGCGGCTGTCCCCGCCCCTCTCCGGCGCGGCGCTAGCGTGGTCCGGGTGAGCCCCTCCCGCCCCCTGCGCCTGCTGATGGACGCCCGCTACACCCGCACCGACTTCCACGACGGCATCTCCCGCTACGGCGCGAGCCTCATCGAGGCGGTCGCCCGCCGGGCCGCCGCACCGGGCACGGCGGGCGCCGACGTCGAGGTCGCGATGCTGATCTCGGACGAGCGGCAGCTGGCCCTGCTCCCGGACGGCGTGCCGTGGCACCTCGTCTCCGGCCCCACCTCCCCACGCGAGCCGTTCGTGGCCCGTCAGGTCGCGCGTCTGCGACCGGACGTCGTCTTCTCGCCCATGCAGACCATGGGTTCGTGGGGGCGGGACTACGCCCTGATCCTCACGCTCCACGACCTCATCTACTACGAGCACCGCACCCCGCCGCGGAACCTGCCCGAGCCGATCCGCTGGCTCTGGCGGGCCTACCACCTGACCAAGACCCCGCAGCGGCTCCTGCTCGACCGCGCGGACGCGGTCGCCACGGTCTCCCGGACGACGGCGGAGCTCATCGCCCGGCACCGCCTCACCCGGCGTCCGGTCCACGTCATCGCCAATGCGGCGCAGGCGGTCCCGGAGCCGCGGGACCCGGACGAGACCCCGGACCGCACGCTGCTCTACATGGGCTCGTTCATGGACTACAAGGACGTCGAGTCCCTCGTGGCCGCCGCGCCCCTGCTGCCGGGCTACGAGCTGCACCTGCTCTCCCGCATCAGCCCGGAGCGCCGCGGGCAGCTCGAGGCCCGGCTGGCCGAGCATCGCGCCGCCGCAGGAGCCGCCGGCGCGGACGTGCTGTTCCACGACGGCACCGACGAGGCCGAGTACGTGCGCCTGCTCCGCCGGGCCACCGCGGCCGTCACCCTCTCCCGCGCCGAGGGCTTCGGCCTGCCCGTGGCCGAGGCGATGGCCCATGGCACGCCGGTGGTGTGCTCGGACCTGCCGATCTTCCGCGAGATCGCCGGCGCGGGCACCCCGTCCTTCCGGGGTGTCCCGCTCGAGGGGGACCGGGCGGCCGCGCTCGCCGCCCGCGTGCGGGAGCTCGAGGACCCCGCCGAGTTCGCCGCGGCCTCCCGGGCGAGCGTCGCCCAGG is from Micrococcus luteus NCTC 2665 and encodes:
- a CDS encoding glycosyltransferase, with the translated sequence MSPSRPLRLLMDARYTRTDFHDGISRYGASLIEAVARRAAAPGTAGADVEVAMLISDERQLALLPDGVPWHLVSGPTSPREPFVARQVARLRPDVVFSPMQTMGSWGRDYALILTLHDLIYYEHRTPPRNLPEPIRWLWRAYHLTKTPQRLLLDRADAVATVSRTTAELIARHRLTRRPVHVIANAAQAVPEPRDPDETPDRTLLYMGSFMDYKDVESLVAAAPLLPGYELHLLSRISPERRGQLEARLAEHRAAAGAAGADVLFHDGTDEAEYVRLLRRATAAVTLSRAEGFGLPVAEAMAHGTPVVCSDLPIFREIAGAGTPSFRGVPLEGDRAAALAARVRELEDPAEFAAASRASVAQAARFSWDESARRLVDLTAALGAERRAARARMGRSSR